GAATACTGCTTAGTGGGGAAATATGCAAAGTAAGCAGCAAGGCACACTCTCAAAGTGAACCGTCAGATTCACAACGCGGAACCTTTTTTGCCTTTTCCAAGAAGCGCCTGCGAGGTGCCATCCCGACCGCTGTCAAAAGCGGGAcggcacattttgtttgttgccACGATTGTCGACGATCAAAACACGAGCGGAGTTTACCTTTGGTGCTGATGCCCCGGAGGTCCGTAATTTTCATCAGCATGCGGGGGAACATGTGGGGCTTGTTGGGGCGACGACGGCGGGCGTAAATCTTCAGCGCCTCCAGAAGAGGCTCTTGCAGTTTGTCCACTTTCTTGGGCTCCTCCAGATCCATACGATCTGatggaaaaatgcagagggaGGGAACCCATTCTTAGTACTCTTTTCAACCTTTGCATGGCGTCAATGGTAACCTCACCCCCCCATCGAACAACCGACAACGACAAAGCGGGCCGCGCTACCTCCACAGATGAGGCAGATGGCGCTGAGGAGCCCAGTTTCGGTGTCGTCCATCTCCAGCGGTAAAAGTTGGCCAGCAAAGGCGAACACCAAATCTGTCAGCGGTCCAAAACCGGCATTGTGCATCTGAGTCCGGTTCAGAGTCAGGCCGTCAGAGAAGGTCATTGTGTCCTGTTCTGGAGTGTAGCGTGTGCAGATCCTCAGCATCtgtaaggaggggggggggattaactGGTGCCTCGCGGATCTCAAAACCGACGACACGACCGGCGAATCCTCTTGCACTACCAGCCGTGCCCAACAGATGACACTATTTCCTCATATCAGAACCGGCCATTTCGTTCATTTTACAAGGCAACTCCACGAAAAGAAAGAATCTCACCAGAATGTCCAGACAAGCTGATTTGAGAAGCGTGATCTGGTCAGCGATGGTCAGGGTGGTGAAACCTGGCAGGCGTTTGGCGAATTCCACAATCTTGATGATGCACTTGGTGGACAGCTCGCTGAACTTGTCCCATAGACCCAGATCCAGCTGAACGCGGTGGTCCGAGCTGGAGTTCtgaatccacacacacacacacacacacacaagaatcgGCTCAGCGCGTCCGGCAGCGAGCCGAGCGGCTTCGCGTTTACATTTCACATCCGTCAAAGCGCTGAAATCGATTTAAATGCATCGATCATCGGGAGGGCGCCCAGATGGCAACTGAATTCATCGGGAGAGATGAGATGTGGCGCACTTCAGTCCGTGCGAATTGGGAACTGTCAGCGGCGCTTGAGCGTTAGCATGCACCGGAAGTTGGGAGAAAAAATGCAAGGAGGGGATGCATGAGGGCAGGGGtcagcaacaattttttttttttttgggggggctgctTCGTGAGcggcaaacttccaaaatgacaaaactccaaataCTTTACGCATAAAAGAAATCTATATAATAATATAGAAATAATATATAGAAATAGTCTAGAATATATTATTAATGCGAGCAAGTCCATTTTCGCATTGAATGATAACAATCATTTGTCTCGAAGACGCCTGGCACCTGAAGCGCCCCCCGCGTGGGTGGAGGACTTACGGTGGTGTATTTGCCCAGTTGGCAGAGCGACGGGAAGGTTTCCTGATGAGCTTTGCTGACTTTGTTGACCAACTCCTCCAGCTCCCCGCTCAGCTCGTAGCTCTCTGGCAGCGCCGCCTCCTCCTTCacgtccttcttcttcttgtttctgTCGTTGCGTACCGCTACACGACACCACCGTGACAACAACAAGAAGGCAAATTTCCTTACGAAAGACAAAAAGTCGTCTTGCGCGCGCGACGACACGTGACAGAAGCCGCCTGGCGCTCCTTCAGCGCTGCTGCCTTCCGCCCGAGGTGGCCCTCAACACGTTTCCTTCAGCGCCGCCCGTCAGGCTTTTAGCGCCGCTCTCGTCCTTGTCCATCTCGCTATCAGTTTGATAGGCCcgtctcctctctctctccctccatcCTCCCATTCTTTCCTTCCTCTCAGGATATCCACGAATAGCAGAGGCACAATGTGATCCCGGTCTTAAGGTACGTCCCACAGAAAACCAGGACCCCGCGGGCGTCCCCCCGGGGCCGCGACATCCGCCCGACGCATCTTTCTTTGTGCCAACGCTGCCAATTCTGCCACCGCGACGGCAAACGGAAAGCTTTTCCGCCGCCCGCGTTGTCGTCAAAGTACGGCGTCACACGACgggaataaaaaaatctgagcgGCGCCACGGTAACccacagccccccacccccacgttACGCACACGCGCAATGCCGGCTCTTAGTTAGCTCAGTTAAGTTGCACGTTCATAGCGACGAGTTGATTCCACGCCACGAAGGGGCGGGGCAGGGACGTGTACGCCCTCCTTGGGTTCTGGGATGAAGTTTACGTGTGAATGCAACACGTGAGTCGTGTTAAGGAGACGCTACAAGCTTTATTCCGTTATCTTCTGCTAAATTCCGCTTTTTGCTGTTCATCTGTTACTGACGTTTGCACCTTCTACGGTAAAAGAAATAGTTTTGGTTTGCCGGATAGACTTCCTGTCACGTGACTCTCGTTCGTCAATCCAACGAGCTGCCTTTGACTCCTTTGACAGGTCAAATGGGGCCAGGCGGTCACATGATCGCGCACAAAGGTTTGAGGCGTACACAGCCAAAGCTTTCAAAGTGGCGACGACGCGCGGTCACGTGTTCCGTTTCACGCGTACGCAAATTTACGACAATTTCTTGTGGCGAAATTTGCCTTCGTTTGCTGAAGATGACATTTTTGATCATTTCAGTCAGAGCGAAATTGTTTGGCGCGATGTTCATTCCCCTTCTTTCTGGCAGACATTCATACTTTGATTGAAGCAGCACTAGAATACTGCACACCTCAGTCATATAATTGAGTCCTCTTACTTACAGCAACCCTCACCGAGTCACTGCCGGATCTGGCTGAGTCTGCGCGTGAGCGTCTGGCTGTGAGCTGTGGCCAACAGCAG
This DNA window, taken from Syngnathoides biaculeatus isolate LvHL_M chromosome 2, ASM1980259v1, whole genome shotgun sequence, encodes the following:
- the rarga gene encoding retinoic acid receptor gamma-A isoform X1, yielding MAALSVETQSSSSEEMLPGSPSPPPPPRVYKPCFVCQDKSSGYHYGVSSCEGCKGFFRRSIQKNMVYTCHRDKNCQINKVTRNRCQYCRLQKCFEVGMSKEAVRNDRNKKKKDVKEEAALPESYELSGELEELVNKVSKAHQETFPSLCQLGKYTTNSSSDHRVQLDLGLWDKFSELSTKCIIKIVEFAKRLPGFTTLTIADQITLLKSACLDILMLRICTRYTPEQDTMTFSDGLTLNRTQMHNAGFGPLTDLVFAFAGQLLPLEMDDTETGLLSAICLICGDRMDLEEPKKVDKLQEPLLEALKIYARRRRPNKPHMFPRMLMKITDLRGISTKGAERAITLKMEIPGPMPPLIREMLENPEAFEDQTERNDSPPPAPALALKQEAEDEDDSWATENGSEPSPGEEEEEEEEEEEDEDDDDEDDAGNEERDSDGERRGVGGPSI